A single genomic interval of Helicoverpa armigera isolate CAAS_96S chromosome 22, ASM3070526v1, whole genome shotgun sequence harbors:
- the LOC110370847 gene encoding splicing factor ESS-2 homolog: MSGDNKTPRPGAAALENMKLLKHESAIFKVPKVPKKKEKKKAQVLDEDVYVEGIAKIIQRDFFPDLEKLKAQNEFLEATENKDYARLRELTRKYNGQRPPTEPYNSPATFDTPHMDRPFSPAAPTIRSDRSDTESECSSRDKTKDITDNHSLDSYLSTHTSEDNASYDRVIALENKKRAAKLATQLQAEVTSAAIADAALALPSIEQQADQTERPHELDTWRYKAKNYIMYVPDGAESQRPPPKPELIHQNTRLKVEPFDHVKNKEAISAIARSQDASVTGKIGVDGVSISAEPGGGYAFVGTPSPRPGEGPDASPLMTWGEIEGTPFRLDGGDTPLPAVGAGAAYRMLEGGSRERIALQLAEQAARRRRPTTPRQLPPTPSFRSNTERLASMSPAARKLAAKHLLSPRLRLTPNDMGILSHASPKRTPTPQRRLVAPARPSPRPSRAGSVNNTGVTEDLTDNLLQINVAKRTRLKAQDFFK; the protein is encoded by the exons ATGTCGGGAGATAATAAAACCCCTAGACCCGGTGCAGCGGCGTTAGAAAATATGAAGTTGTTGAAACACGAAAGTGCTATATTTAAGGTTCCAAAAGTccctaaaaagaaggaaaagaagaAAGCTCAAGTTTTAGATGAAGACGTTTATGTTGAG ggCATAGCTAAAATTATACAGAGGGACTTTTTCCCAGACTTAGAGAAACTTAAAGCACAGAATGAATTTCTGGAGGCCACAGAGAACAAAGACTATGCGCGCCTGAGAGAACTGACTAGAAAGTACAACGGCCAGAGACCACCCACAGAACCTT ATAACTCCCCGGCGACATTTGACACTCCTCACATGGACCGGCCATTCTCCCCGGCAGCACCTACAATACGAAGCGATAGATCAGACACAGAATCAGAGTGCAGTTCCAGAGACAAAACTAAAGACATCACAGACAATCACTCTTTAG ATTCATACCTCTCCACGCACACAAGCGAAGACAACGCGAGTTACGACCGCGTCATCGCACTGGAGAATAAGAAGCGTGCAGCTAAACTGGCAACACAGCTTCAAGCGGAAGTGACGTCAGCGGCCATCGCAGACGCAGCGCTCGCCTTACCTTCCATTGAGCAACAAGCGGACCAGACTGAGAGACCACATGAG TTAGACACATGGCGCTATAAGGCGAAGAACTACATAATGTACGTGCCTGATGGTGCGGAGTCCCAGCGGCCGCCGCCGAAGCCCGAGCTCATCCACCAGAACACCCGGCTCAAGGTGGAGCCTTTCGACCATGTGAAGAATAAGGAGGCCATCAGCGCTATTGCGAGGAGTCAG GATGCAAGTGTAACAGGCAAGATAGGCGTGGACGGTGTCAGCATAAGCGCGGAGCCTGGCGGCGGCTACGCCTTCGTGGGCACTCCGTCGCCGCGGCCCGGCGAGGGGCCCGACGCCTCGCCGCTCATGACGTGGGGGGAGATCGAGGGAACCCCATTCCGGCTAGATGGGGGAGATACGCCATTGCCTGC TGTGGGCGCGGGCGCAGCTTACCGCATGCTGGAGGGCGGGTCGCGCGAGCGTATCGCGCTGCAGCTCGCCGAGCaggccgcgcgccgccgccgccccacCACACCCAGGCAACTGCCGCCCACGCCTAG TTTCAGATCGAACACCGAACGATTGGCCAGTATGTCACCGGCGGCGCGGAAATTGGCGGCAAAACACTTACTGTCACCTCGTTTGAGGTTAACTCCCAATGACATGGGCATACTGTCCCATGCTTCGCCGAAGCGCACCCCCACCCCGCAGCGCCGCCTCGTCGCCCCCGCGCGGCCCTCCCCGCGCCCCTCCCGCGCCGGCAGCGTCAACAACACCGGCGTCACTGAGGACCTTACTGACAATCTACTACAGATCAATGTGGCTAAGAGAACAAGGCTAAAAGCTCAggatttctttaaataa
- the LOC110370868 gene encoding uncharacterized protein LOC110370868 — translation MASSAEAFVNALLTKEALEQPSDQVKPDELVMELPDWFDEKKYNKGRKFYAENSFSLSSAMLMGLVAVFSVPSILKVLAGSRRSNSVYTAYRRYLSTLLHTISWFEHELKPGTISWKSLYVVRTRHIKATLASKLKGIGLVSQRDMALTQFGFVGFCMLKPDKFGIRQLKEGDWDAYNYVWRVIGHMIGIEDRYNICRETFEETREVCQLLLDRVYTPCLENVPEYFEHMARVMLDGLWSVNPTVDTDGFLYWCRVLADVPGYIYTETDRIQLQAKLRKHLKGKSLDTGVDSTELMCKPEVDGLPKLAPRLLYYKDYDTIETAPCYKQLTFKAKYKMFLYNLYMVIYSSYLGRWYFNLNFQFSVLLMRYFPYLAFFRFGIKKSFVNIFEEDPIDDTAPKTNAEYNKPYSPEPWYKAALSLIW, via the exons ATGGCATCAAGCG cGGAAGCGTTTGTGAACGCTCTCCTGACGAAGGAGGCGTTAGAACAGCCGTCAGACCAAGTGAAGCCAGATGAGTTGGTCATGGAACTGCCAGACTGGTTCGACGAGAAGAAATATAACAA GGGTCGCAAATTCTACGCAGAGAACTCTTTCTCATTAAGTTCTGCGATGCTGATGGGACTGGTGGCAGTGTTCTCGGTGCCGTCCATCTTGAAGGTGCTGGCTGGATCCCGCCGCTCCAACTCCGTTTACACGGCCTACAGACGTTATCTCTCCACACTGCTGCATACCATTTCGTGGTTTGAGCATGAACTCAAGCCTGGGACCAT ATCATGGAAGTCGCTATACGTGGTGCGAACGCGTCACATAAAGGCAACGCTTGCCTCCAAACTCAAGGGCATCGGACTGGTCTCACAAAGGGACATGGCGCTCACACAATTCGGCTTCGTCGGGTTTTGTATGCTCAAACCTGATAAGTTTGGGATCAGGCAGCTGAAGGAAGGTGACTGGGACGCCTACAATTATGTTTGGAGAGTCATCGGGCACATGATCGGAATTGAAGACAG ATACAACATCTGCCGGGAGACATTTGAGGAGACGCGCGAAGTGTGCCAGCTTCTCTTAGACAGAGTATACACCCCGTGCCTGGAGAATGTTCCAGAATACTTCGAGCACATGGCTCGTGTCATGCTGGACGGCTTGTGGTCCGTCAACCCGACGGTGGACACCGACGGCTTCCTGTACTGGTGCCGAGTACTGGCTGACGTGCCCGGCTATATCTATACCGAGACTGACAGGATACAACTGCAGGCTAAGTTGAGGAAGCACTTGAAAGGGAAATCTCTTGATACAG GCGTAGACTCGACAGAGCTAATGTGCAAACCAGAAGTGGATGGTCTTCCCAAACTGGCGCCTCGTCTCCTCTACTACAAAGACTACGACACCATAGAGACGGCTCCTTGCTACAAGCAGCTGACCTTCAAGGCTAAGTACAAGATGTTCTTGTACAACCTCTACATGGTCATATACTCCTCGTACCTAGGACGATGGTACTTCAACCTGAACTTCCAGTTCAGCGTTCTACTCATGAGGTACTTCCCCTACCTGGCCTTCTTCAGATTTGGCATCAAGAAGTCCTTTGTCAACATTTTTGAGGAGGACCCTATAGACGACACCGCGCCTAAGACGAACGCTGAATATAACAAGCCGTATTCGCCGGAGCCCTGGTACAAGGCTGCACTCAGCTTAATTTGGTAG
- the LOC110370869 gene encoding uncharacterized protein LOC110370869, protein MEFIFVQLFIFLLSSRLGSSDWVSEWMGPLQNQFKGLPSHRRSDPELRMIQVTQEPEENKKMQLVDNSEHPKQPNQLSAINLKIKLEETLRTAKVLAETLKIQIADLIGRENVLKHAITNGRSGVSTLTVTTMSQVPRSYIIRDGRWTLCNGMIQFPLAGQANMFNGLFSEPRCIGREVATVQDPCVFNSIIKYDVVPTKRALEYKEDEYLCLKPTFNITLERYMSVTRQLVNETCKDGIVKSLAENNLECGLRILSEYSFYPHRSSAAASLPLEYCIEKDGSCKLIMAWHVSNSTIENFEFLKNEHNFKKYFIKNGPYIDHVI, encoded by the exons ATGGAGTTTATTTTCGTtcaactatttatatttttattatcgtcGCGCTTAGGTAGCTCGGACTGG GTTTCAGAATGGATGGGGCCATTACAAAATCAATT caaaggGCTACCATCACATAGGAGGTCCGATCCAGAGTTAAGGATGATTCAAGTGACTCAGGAGCCGGAAGAAAACAAAAAGATGCAGCTGGTTGATAACTCGGAACATCCCAAACAGCCCAACCAGTTGTCGGCTATTAACTTGAAGATTAAATTGGAGGAGACGCTGCGAACTGCAAAGGTGTTAGCAGAAACTTTGAAAATACAAATAGCCGATTTGATTGGTCGTGAGAATGTGTTGAAACACGCTATCACAAATGGCAG GTCAGGAGTATCCACACTGACAGTAACGACAATGAGCCAGGTGCCTCGCTCCTACATCATTCGGGATGGACGCTGGACTCTTTGCAATGGAATGATACAGTTTCCGTTAGCTGGCCAGGCTAATATGTTCAACGGATTGTTCTCGGAACCAAGATGCATCGGGAGAGAG GTAGCAACCGTCCAGGATCCATGTGTGTTCAACTCCATCATCAAATACGACGTGGTTCCTACCAAGAGGGCGCTTGAATACAAGGAGGATGAATACCTCTGCCTGAAGCCAACCTTCAACATCACGCTGGAGCGATACATGAGCGTCACCAGGCAACTCGTCAATGAGACGTGTAAAGATG GAATCGTCAAAAGCCTCGCTGAAAACAACCTAGAATGTGGCTTAAGAATATTGTCTGAATACAGTTTTTATCCGCATAGAAGTTCAGCCGCGGCCTCTCTGCCTCTAGAGTACTGCATCGAAAAGGATGGCTCGTGCAAACTCATCATGGCCTGGCACGTCTCTAACTCAACCATAGAGAACTTCGAGTTTTTGAAAAACGAACAcaatttcaaaaagtatttcataaaaaatggaCCGTATATCGATcatgttatttaa